The sequence TGCTCAGCGACGCGCCCGCTCGCATCAGCGGCTACAAGACTGTCCTGTACGAGATCATCGAGTCGCTCGCACCGGAACCCCCCGACGCAATCGCCATTCCGGCGAGTTCCGGCGGCTTCGCCTCGGGGGTCTGGCGTGGAATTCGCGACCTCGAATCGATGGGCCTCCTCGAGGAGCCACCCCGGCTGTACGTCGTGCAGACCGCCAGTGCCGACCCGATAACGCGAGCGTTCGACGCCGGTGACGTGGATACGACGCCCCTGACGCCCGACCAGACGGAAGAGACCATCGCCCACTCCATCGGGAACCCGGATCCGCCCAGTGGCGGTCGAGCGCTCGCCGCGGTCCGCGACACCGACGGCGCCGTCGTCTCGGTCACCGACGAGGAGATCGAGACGGCGCAACGGCAGTTCGCCACCCTCGGCGGGTTCAGCGTCGAGCCAGCAGCGGCGACGCCGCTCGCGGGCGTCGCCCGGCTCACGGAGCGCGGCGAGATCGAGGCCGACGAATCGGTCGTCCTGATCCCCACCGGAACGGGATTCAAAGAGCTCGAGACTGGCGAGGCGTCGGTCGAAACTGAGCAGACGAGTCGCGAAGCGCTCCCGGAGTTGCTCGAAACCACACTCGACGCGCGATAACCCTCCTCAGGGACCCACGTAGGGCTTCTCGATGTCCTCGTCGACGGTCACGATGGCGTTGAGCCCGCGGGTGATCCAGTCGAAGAACGTGATCAGTGGCGAGAGGACCCGCTCGACGGCCCGGAGGGGAACGGCGACCACCAGCGACCAGCGTTCGGCGTTGCCCAGGCCGTAGGCCTTCGGGACGATCTCGCCGAAGACGAGAACGAGGAAGCTGGTGAGCAGCGTCGTGACGAGAACGGCAGCGCCCGGGTCGAGAAAGCCAGCGACGATGACCGCCACGATGCTCGAGATGGCGACGTTCACGACGTTGTTGCCGACCAGAAGGGTGACCAGCAGTCGGTGTGGGTCCGCGTGGAGATCGGCGAGGACGGCGGCCCGATGCTCTCCGGATTGTGCCTGTTCGTCGAACCACGCGTCGGGCAACGAGAACAGGGCGATCTCCGAACTCGAGAAGAACGCGCTCACCAGCAGGAGGGCCACGACCGAGAGCCCGCCGACGGCCGCGAATGTCAGGTCGCTCATTCGTCCGAATACCACAAGAAGCCTATTCAACCCCTGGTCGAATCCCATCCTCCTCCAAGAGGACCGTCGGCGGCGAGTCGAGAGCGTTTTCACGGCAACGGCGGCAAGGTACACTGGATCGAACGATGCCGCCCTCGACGTCGTCCGACACGAGTGCACCCTCTCCAGGGACGTCTCCGGAGAGCAATCCCGATACGAGTGACGGGACCGTCAGCTTCGGTCGTTCCGGACTTCGGGCTGGGTTCGTCATCGGGCTTCCCGTCGCACTCGGGGTCGGGGGCTACGGCATCGCCTTCGGCATCCTCGCCAAGCAGACGGGGTTCAGCGTCGCCGAGGCGGCGCTGATGAGCGCGACCGTCCTGGCGGGGGCCTCCCAGATCGTCGCGGTCGAACTCTGGACCGACCCGCTCCCCGTGGGTACCATTCTGGTGACGACGTTCGCTGTCAACCTCCGATACTCGCTGATGGGCGCGGCGTTGCAGCCCTGGTTCAAACACCTCTCTGCGCGACGGGCCTTCGGGAGCCTCTTCTTCATGGCCGACGAGAACTGGGCGCTGACGCTTCGCGACCTACAAGCCGGGAACCGTCGGGGCGCATTCCTCCTCGGGAGTGGACTCGCCCTCTGGCTGGCGTGGGTGCTCGCGACGATCGTCGGTGCACTCGCCGGCGGCACGATCGAGGACCCGGCGGCGTACGGGATCGACTTCGTCCTCGCGGCCGTGTTCGTCGCCCTCCTCGTCGAGTTGTGGGACGGGACGGCCTCGATCGTGCCCTGGACGACCGCGCTCGTGGTCGCACTCGGGACAGCCCAGGTCCTTCCGGGTCGATGGTACATCCTCCTCGGTGGCATCGCCGCCGGCGTCGTCGAGGTGATCCGCTATGATCGGGAGTGAGGCCCTCGCGCTGGACCCGCTCGTCGTGGGCGTCATCCTCGGGATGGCCGCGGTCACGGTCGTCGCCAAACTCGGCGGACTGTGGGTGTTGAGTCGATTCGAGGTGAGCGACCGCCTCGAGGCGGGCGTGTCGGTGCTTCCGGGCGCCATCGTCGTCGCGCTCCTGGGCCCCGAACTCGCGAATGGCG is a genomic window of Halanaeroarchaeum sp. HSR-CO containing:
- a CDS encoding threonine synthase, whose product is MSSSLVCYRCGQRYDDETRVRCSCGEPLWFETPSIDYTWSDGQDVDGMWRYEALLPIDRPAGVARAAGGTPLVRSERLDDAAGARVYVKDEGENPTGAYKDRGSAVAVPHALVGGDDVVGTVSYGNMAISTAAHAASLGRECIVLVPDDISSVRLELIAQYDSTIVQVSGDYGALYDDAISLSQSLPISILLSDAPARISGYKTVLYEIIESLAPEPPDAIAIPASSGGFASGVWRGIRDLESMGLLEEPPRLYVVQTASADPITRAFDAGDVDTTPLTPDQTEETIAHSIGNPDPPSGGRALAAVRDTDGAVVSVTDEEIETAQRQFATLGGFSVEPAAATPLAGVARLTERGEIEADESVVLIPTGTGFKELETGEASVETEQTSREALPELLETTLDAR
- a CDS encoding DUF21 domain-containing protein gives rise to the protein MSDLTFAAVGGLSVVALLLVSAFFSSSEIALFSLPDAWFDEQAQSGEHRAAVLADLHADPHRLLVTLLVGNNVVNVAISSIVAVIVAGFLDPGAAVLVTTLLTSFLVLVFGEIVPKAYGLGNAERWSLVVAVPLRAVERVLSPLITFFDWITRGLNAIVTVDEDIEKPYVGP
- a CDS encoding AzlC family ABC transporter permease, producing the protein MPPSTSSDTSAPSPGTSPESNPDTSDGTVSFGRSGLRAGFVIGLPVALGVGGYGIAFGILAKQTGFSVAEAALMSATVLAGASQIVAVELWTDPLPVGTILVTTFAVNLRYSLMGAALQPWFKHLSARRAFGSLFFMADENWALTLRDLQAGNRRGAFLLGSGLALWLAWVLATIVGALAGGTIEDPAAYGIDFVLAAVFVALLVELWDGTASIVPWTTALVVALGTAQVLPGRWYILLGGIAAGVVEVIRYDRE
- a CDS encoding AzlD family protein; this encodes MIGSEALALDPLVVGVILGMAAVTVVAKLGGLWVLSRFEVSDRLEAGVSVLPGAIVVALLGPELANGGPAEWGAAAVTGVVMWRTENILLALVAGVAAVVAFRGLFPL